A stretch of the Bacillus anthracis str. Vollum genome encodes the following:
- a CDS encoding aminoglycoside phosphotransferase family protein, with product MNQIDTGLVKRLIREQFPEWAHLEVKPVKFSGHDNRTFQLGDKMSVRLPSDAAYTPQVEKENKWLPILSKELSLPISTPIAKGNPSEAYPWPWSINKWIEGETVTKQNVRDLSEFAAHLGSFLVELQSIDASKGPIAGAHNFYRGGLISVYDEEARDAIENNKDVFDETVLKHLWDLALQSTWRRKPVWIHGDVAPGNLLVKDGKLCAVIDFGILGVGDPACDAAMSWTFFDKSSRKIFKEVLQIDEETWNRARGWALWKALITYDANKISNKIVAEESYRVIQVIVNDYGR from the coding sequence ATGAATCAAATTGATACGGGTTTAGTTAAAAGGTTAATAAGGGAACAGTTTCCTGAATGGGCACATTTAGAGGTGAAACCTGTAAAGTTTAGTGGGCATGATAACAGGACATTTCAATTAGGTGATAAGATGAGTGTAAGATTGCCAAGTGATGCGGCATATACACCGCAAGTAGAGAAAGAAAACAAGTGGTTACCTATATTAAGTAAGGAGCTTTCTTTACCGATTTCTACACCAATTGCGAAAGGAAATCCGTCTGAAGCGTATCCATGGCCTTGGTCTATTAATAAGTGGATAGAGGGAGAAACAGTTACGAAACAAAATGTTCGTGACTTAAGTGAATTTGCGGCACACTTAGGATCATTTTTAGTGGAATTGCAATCCATTGATGCGAGCAAAGGACCGATAGCTGGAGCGCATAATTTTTACCGAGGCGGGCTTATATCTGTATATGATGAAGAGGCGAGAGATGCTATCGAAAATAATAAGGACGTTTTTGATGAAACAGTATTAAAGCATCTTTGGGATTTAGCACTTCAGTCAACATGGAGGCGCAAGCCAGTTTGGATTCATGGAGATGTTGCACCAGGGAACTTACTCGTTAAGGATGGAAAGCTTTGTGCCGTCATTGATTTTGGTATTTTAGGAGTAGGGGATCCGGCTTGTGATGCAGCGATGTCATGGACATTTTTTGATAAAAGTAGTAGAAAGATATTTAAAGAAGTGCTGCAAATAGATGAAGAAACGTGGAATAGAGCGAGAGGATGGGCACTTTGGAAGGCGTTAATTACGTATGATGCGAATAAGATTAGTAATAAGATAGTGGCAGAAGAATCGTATCGTGTCATTCAAGTAATTGTGAATGATTATGGGAGGTAA
- a CDS encoding GNAT family N-acetyltransferase — protein sequence MERTTIKEYIIRTATEEESDSIITLLKEVAQWLQHKEVDQWQYLLGGEATDEILEGIREKYTYVITKEDEIIGTVTVSPKQNEWDEHIFGKEEVSNSLYIHRFAVKRKYKGNGIGEWILQWIEENVQHDKEFLKLDCVGHNRTLNDFYKKNGFDYVGSTDGLSKFQKKRG from the coding sequence ATGGAGAGAACTACAATTAAAGAATATATAATTCGAACTGCTACGGAAGAGGAAAGCGATAGTATTATCACACTATTAAAAGAAGTAGCACAATGGCTACAACATAAAGAAGTGGACCAGTGGCAGTACCTTTTAGGAGGAGAGGCTACGGATGAAATACTAGAAGGTATAAGAGAGAAATATACATATGTGATTACGAAAGAAGATGAAATTATCGGTACAGTTACAGTATCTCCTAAACAAAATGAATGGGATGAACATATTTTTGGTAAAGAGGAAGTTTCTAATTCATTATATATTCATAGATTTGCGGTAAAACGGAAGTATAAAGGTAACGGAATAGGAGAATGGATTTTACAGTGGATAGAAGAGAATGTACAACATGACAAAGAGTTTTTGAAGTTGGATTGCGTTGGACATAATCGTACGTTGAATGATTTTTATAAGAAAAATGGTTTTGATTATGTTGGCAGTACAGATGGACTTAGTAAGTTTCAAAAGAAAAGGGGATAG
- a CDS encoding ferritin-like domain-containing protein — MYSSNYYDWYRQNDKLIRDIEKAINGEFSAINCYAKLANMAPNTVERNQILEIRNDEIKHFHQFVQIYTNLTGQQPKPQITEECSNTYLQGLEFAIQDEQKTVDFYLEIADETSDTHLKELLRRIAADEQNHAVWFLYYFVKMK; from the coding sequence ATGTATAGTTCGAATTATTATGATTGGTATAGGCAAAATGATAAGCTGATTCGTGATATTGAGAAAGCAATTAACGGAGAGTTTAGTGCTATAAATTGTTACGCGAAATTAGCTAACATGGCTCCAAATACGGTAGAACGAAATCAAATTCTTGAAATTCGTAATGATGAAATAAAGCATTTTCATCAGTTTGTACAGATCTATACAAATTTAACTGGTCAGCAGCCAAAACCACAAATTACAGAAGAATGTTCGAATACGTACTTACAAGGATTAGAATTCGCCATACAAGATGAACAGAAGACAGTGGATTTTTATTTGGAAATTGCAGATGAGACATCAGATACACATTTGAAAGAGTTACTGCGTAGAATAGCTGCCGATGAACAAAATCATGCGGTGTGGTTTTTATATTACTTTGTGAAAATGAAGTGA
- a CDS encoding YhgE/Pip domain-containing protein: MFKNKLLWLSPVVALLVVFIFSLTLFPTVQPNPKNLPIAIVNEDQGVEIPNQPKMNMGQTIVDNMKKTSKSEKEPAIKWVEVKNKESVQKGLNKQEYYAALVIPKDFSTKQASLRTPQSSSPEVEIFINQGMNTAASTMAGQILNSVVDNMNNNVRKQILEGLKAKGATLTTDQAAKLVTPITKKVTNVNEIGKNSANGNSPISLFQPLWIASLASAAIIFIAISKMPIRTRNENFVLKLKQIVTGAIAALVIGFGLTWIADGMVGLNISNFTDTALFLSITSFSFFLMISAVLSLVGLKGIGLFALLLFFGAPLLSLAPEMLSPFYQDWVYSWLPMRFMIEGLREIFFFGNGLSWSTPLTVLVWIGAVSMVIILVTAFKRSAIKENKTELNA, translated from the coding sequence ATGTTTAAAAATAAACTTTTATGGTTATCACCAGTTGTTGCACTACTTGTTGTTTTTATTTTTTCATTAACATTATTTCCAACCGTTCAACCTAATCCGAAAAATTTGCCAATCGCAATTGTAAATGAGGATCAAGGAGTAGAAATTCCAAATCAACCGAAAATGAACATGGGGCAAACAATCGTTGATAATATGAAAAAGACATCAAAATCAGAGAAAGAACCTGCGATAAAGTGGGTAGAAGTAAAAAATAAGGAATCCGTACAAAAAGGTTTAAATAAACAAGAGTATTATGCAGCATTAGTCATTCCGAAAGACTTTAGTACAAAACAAGCATCATTACGAACACCACAGTCATCTTCGCCAGAAGTAGAAATATTCATAAATCAAGGAATGAATACAGCGGCATCAACTATGGCAGGACAAATATTAAATAGTGTAGTTGATAATATGAACAACAATGTTCGTAAACAAATATTAGAAGGACTGAAAGCAAAAGGGGCTACTTTAACAACAGACCAAGCTGCGAAATTAGTAACACCTATTACAAAGAAAGTGACAAATGTAAATGAAATCGGCAAAAATAGTGCGAACGGTAATTCACCAATTTCTTTATTCCAACCATTATGGATTGCAAGTTTAGCGAGTGCAGCGATTATCTTTATTGCGATAAGTAAAATGCCGATTCGTACAAGAAACGAAAACTTTGTATTAAAGCTAAAGCAAATTGTAACAGGCGCAATTGCCGCACTTGTTATTGGGTTCGGTCTTACATGGATTGCAGATGGAATGGTAGGACTAAATATTTCAAATTTCACTGATACGGCACTGTTTTTATCTATTACATCCTTTAGTTTCTTCTTAATGATATCGGCGGTACTTTCATTAGTTGGACTAAAAGGAATCGGTTTATTCGCTTTATTACTATTTTTCGGGGCACCGTTATTATCATTAGCACCTGAAATGTTGTCTCCATTTTATCAAGATTGGGTTTATTCATGGTTACCAATGCGATTTATGATTGAAGGACTTAGAGAAATATTCTTCTTTGGAAATGGATTAAGCTGGAGTACACCCCTTACTGTGCTTGTGTGGATTGGTGCGGTAAGTATGGTTATTATTTTAGTAACTGCTTTCAAACGTAGTGCAATAAAGGAAAATAAAACAGAATTAAACGCTTAG
- a CDS encoding TetR/AcrR family transcriptional regulator has protein sequence MRNSNLDLRVVRTKTAIRNALVELIEEKGFDAITVKDITTKANINRGTFYAHYQDKFDLMTKCQEDIMYEFSSIAKKRFPEVIADLGSNPSPTMPFLLITSILEFLNENSDFMKAVLSPKGDLSFQTKLKDFMWKTLFEDTNGALINKENLLVPSQYLTSYMASAHIGVIQQWLNSGQKETPEEIARILSTIAVHGPFYAAGLKK, from the coding sequence TTGCGCAATAGTAATTTAGATTTACGTGTTGTTCGTACGAAAACTGCCATACGAAATGCATTGGTGGAATTAATTGAAGAAAAAGGTTTTGACGCCATTACAGTGAAAGATATTACAACGAAAGCAAACATTAATCGCGGTACTTTCTATGCGCACTATCAAGATAAATTTGATTTAATGACAAAATGCCAAGAAGACATTATGTATGAGTTTTCTAGCATTGCCAAAAAGAGATTCCCAGAAGTGATTGCGGATCTCGGATCGAATCCTTCTCCAACAATGCCGTTTCTACTTATCACTTCTATTCTTGAATTTCTAAATGAAAATAGTGATTTTATGAAAGCTGTATTAAGCCCAAAAGGAGATTTATCTTTTCAAACAAAGTTGAAAGACTTTATGTGGAAAACATTATTTGAAGATACGAATGGTGCTCTCATTAATAAGGAAAATTTACTTGTTCCAAGCCAATACTTAACGTCTTATATGGCATCCGCTCATATTGGTGTCATTCAGCAATGGTTAAATAGTGGCCAAAAAGAAACACCTGAGGAAATTGCTCGTATTTTATCAACAATTGCAGTTCATGGACCTTTTTATGCAGCTGGTTTAAAGAAATAA
- the ppsA gene encoding phosphoenolpyruvate synthase, with protein MSSFVLDFQEIEKTQLSLVGGKGLNLGALSNMQGIQVPEGFCVTTAGYEKAIEQNEELQALLQQLTKLKREERVRIGEISKKIRENIMAVQIPSDVVEAVAHYLSRFGNEHAYAVRSSATAEDLPYASFAGQQDTYLNIIGENAILQHVRKCWASLFTDRAVMYRMQNGFEHNQVSICVVVQKMVFPQASGILFTADPITSNRKVLSIDASFGLGEALVSGLVSADNYKVKEGEIIDKMIATKKLAIYALKEGGTETKQNDPVQQKIQTLSDQQILQLVQIGRQIEAYFGCPQDIEWCLVDHTFYIVQSRPITTLYPIPEENDEGNHVYISVGHQQMMTDAMKPLGLSFFLLTTNAPMRKAGGRLFVDATQQLVLPASRDYLINTLGKSDPLVRDALTTIIERDDFITLLPDEEKEKSASKSKPPVSSQPEIENDPAIVTELIRNSEASLEELKQNMQLKSGVDVFDFILEDIQQLKKVLFNPQSIAVIMAGMNASTWINEKMEQWLGEKNAADMLSQSVQNNITSEMGLALMDVADAIRPYPEVITYLQHVEDDSFLDELVQYKGGEKARDTIVAFLNKYGMRCSGEIDITKTRWSEKPTTIIPMILNNIRDFEAGASKQKFEKGLQEALNKEEELLDRLQHLPKGKQKVEETKRMIRNIRNFIGYREYPKYGMINRYFIYKQALLKEAEQLVQSGVICEVDDIYYLTFEELHEVVRTNKLDYELIQKQKNDYKLYEKLTPPRVMTSDGEIITGKYKRENLPADAIVGLPVSSGVVEGRARVILNMEEANLEEGDILVTAFTDPGWTPLFVSIKGLVTEVGGLMTHGAVIAREYGLPAVVGVENATKRIKDGQRIRVHGTEGYIEML; from the coding sequence ATGAGTTCTTTCGTTCTCGATTTTCAGGAAATAGAAAAAACGCAGCTTTCACTCGTTGGTGGAAAAGGTTTGAATTTAGGGGCGTTATCCAACATGCAAGGGATACAAGTGCCAGAAGGTTTTTGTGTTACAACGGCAGGATATGAAAAGGCCATCGAGCAAAATGAGGAGCTTCAAGCTTTGTTGCAACAGCTAACAAAGTTGAAACGTGAAGAGCGAGTTCGAATTGGTGAAATCAGCAAGAAGATTAGAGAAAACATTATGGCGGTACAAATCCCTTCTGATGTAGTGGAAGCAGTAGCTCATTATCTCTCACGCTTTGGAAATGAACATGCGTATGCCGTACGCTCTAGTGCGACGGCTGAAGATTTACCGTATGCCTCGTTTGCTGGTCAACAAGATACGTATTTAAATATTATCGGAGAAAACGCAATTTTACAGCATGTAAGAAAGTGCTGGGCTTCTTTATTTACAGATCGTGCAGTTATGTACCGCATGCAAAATGGTTTTGAACATAATCAAGTTTCTATATGTGTTGTCGTTCAAAAAATGGTTTTTCCGCAGGCTTCAGGAATTTTATTTACCGCTGATCCGATTACTTCTAACCGGAAGGTGTTATCAATCGATGCCAGTTTTGGACTTGGCGAGGCATTAGTATCGGGACTCGTCTCTGCCGATAATTATAAAGTAAAAGAAGGCGAAATCATCGATAAGATGATTGCAACTAAAAAATTAGCTATTTATGCTTTAAAAGAGGGCGGAACTGAGACGAAACAGAATGATCCGGTTCAGCAAAAAATTCAAACACTATCTGACCAACAAATATTACAACTAGTACAGATTGGAAGGCAGATTGAAGCTTATTTTGGCTGTCCGCAAGATATTGAATGGTGTTTAGTCGATCACACATTTTATATTGTCCAAAGTCGTCCGATAACGACTTTATATCCAATTCCGGAAGAAAATGATGAGGGAAATCATGTGTATATATCAGTTGGTCATCAACAAATGATGACCGATGCGATGAAACCACTAGGGTTATCTTTTTTCTTGTTAACGACTAATGCTCCTATGCGTAAAGCGGGAGGCAGGCTGTTTGTAGATGCTACGCAACAATTAGTTTTACCTGCTAGCAGAGATTATTTAATAAACACTTTAGGGAAATCGGATCCACTTGTAAGAGATGCATTGACGACTATAATCGAGCGAGATGATTTTATTACATTATTACCGGATGAAGAAAAAGAAAAGAGTGCTAGCAAAAGTAAGCCACCAGTAAGTTCGCAACCAGAAATCGAAAATGATCCAGCAATCGTTACGGAATTAATAAGGAATAGTGAAGCATCACTTGAAGAGTTAAAACAAAATATGCAACTGAAATCAGGAGTGGATGTATTTGATTTTATTTTGGAAGACATCCAGCAATTAAAGAAAGTATTATTTAATCCGCAAAGTATAGCTGTCATCATGGCAGGTATGAATGCTTCAACATGGATTAATGAAAAAATGGAGCAGTGGCTAGGTGAAAAGAATGCAGCAGACATGCTTTCTCAATCGGTACAAAATAATATTACATCAGAAATGGGTTTAGCATTAATGGATGTTGCTGATGCAATTCGTCCGTATCCAGAAGTTATTACGTATTTACAACATGTAGAAGATGATAGCTTTTTAGATGAACTTGTTCAGTATAAAGGCGGAGAAAAAGCTCGAGATACAATCGTTGCTTTTCTAAATAAATACGGAATGAGATGTAGCGGCGAAATCGACATTACGAAAACGCGCTGGAGTGAGAAGCCAACAACCATTATCCCAATGATATTAAATAATATAAGAGACTTTGAAGCGGGTGCTAGTAAGCAGAAGTTTGAAAAAGGACTGCAGGAAGCTTTGAATAAAGAAGAAGAGTTATTAGACCGATTGCAACATTTGCCGAAGGGTAAACAAAAAGTAGAAGAAACGAAGCGAATGATTCGTAATATCCGTAATTTTATTGGCTATCGTGAATATCCAAAATACGGCATGATTAATCGTTACTTCATATATAAGCAGGCGTTATTGAAAGAAGCTGAGCAACTTGTACAAAGCGGTGTCATTTGTGAGGTCGATGATATATACTATCTAACTTTTGAAGAACTTCATGAAGTTGTTCGCACGAATAAACTAGATTACGAGCTTATCCAAAAACAAAAAAATGATTATAAATTGTATGAAAAACTAACGCCTCCCCGCGTTATGACGTCTGATGGAGAAATCATTACAGGTAAATATAAACGAGAAAATCTCCCAGCTGACGCGATTGTAGGCCTGCCTGTTTCTTCCGGAGTAGTTGAGGGGAGAGCCCGTGTTATTTTAAACATGGAAGAAGCGAATTTAGAAGAGGGAGATATATTAGTTACTGCTTTTACTGATCCTGGCTGGACACCGTTGTTTGTTTCTATAAAAGGGTTAGTGACCGAAGTTGGTGGGCTCATGACACACGGGGCAGTGATTGCACGTGAATATGGATTACCAGCAGTTGTTGGAGTAGAGAATGCTACGAAACGAATCAAAGATGGGCAACGAATTCGGGTACATGGAACAGAAGGGTATATTGAAATGTTGTAA
- a CDS encoding MBL fold metallo-hydrolase, producing MDNEMNYGSDYRFIPATSIESGHGIEVLPDLFCYTIQIVNICFVGNPESNDFVLVDAGMPKCANEIISVAKDRFGTNSRPKAIILTHGHFDHVGGIIELIKYWDVPVYAHQMEIPFLTGQQSYPKPDPTVEGGMVAKMSPLFPNEPIDLGNSIKVLPTDGTVPHVPGFRWIHTPGHTPGHISLFREKDRTLIAGDAFVTVKQEYLYKVITQEQEISGPPRYLTTDWKAAKESVITLEKLKPLAAVTGHGLPMSGELLSTSLNTLVQEFDKIAVPDYGKYVDKKRN from the coding sequence GTGGACAATGAAATGAATTATGGAAGTGATTACAGATTTATTCCAGCAACTTCAATTGAAAGTGGTCATGGCATCGAAGTATTGCCTGATTTATTTTGTTACACGATTCAAATCGTCAACATCTGTTTTGTTGGAAATCCCGAGAGCAATGATTTTGTTTTAGTTGATGCTGGAATGCCTAAATGTGCAAATGAAATTATCTCTGTCGCTAAGGATCGATTTGGTACCAATAGCCGCCCAAAAGCAATTATTTTAACTCACGGGCATTTTGATCATGTTGGTGGAATAATTGAACTCATTAAGTATTGGGATGTTCCAGTCTATGCCCATCAAATGGAGATACCGTTCCTGACTGGGCAACAAAGCTATCCTAAGCCAGATCCAACAGTTGAAGGTGGTATGGTAGCGAAAATGTCCCCGCTGTTCCCTAACGAACCGATTGATTTAGGAAATAGCATAAAAGTACTTCCTACAGATGGAACTGTTCCCCATGTGCCAGGGTTTAGATGGATTCATACTCCAGGACACACTCCAGGTCATATTTCATTATTCCGAGAAAAAGACCGAACATTAATTGCTGGGGACGCTTTTGTTACGGTGAAGCAGGAATATCTATATAAGGTAATTACTCAGGAACAGGAAATAAGCGGTCCGCCTCGTTATTTAACAACAGACTGGAAAGCTGCTAAAGAATCGGTTATTACACTAGAGAAGTTAAAGCCTCTAGCCGCTGTTACGGGACATGGGCTACCGATGTCAGGTGAATTACTATCAACAAGCCTCAACACACTCGTTCAAGAATTTGATAAAATTGCTGTACCTGATTACGGAAAATATGTAGATAAAAAGAGAAATTAA
- a CDS encoding cytochrome c oxidase assembly protein → MNNNHLHHEIWNALDILLFVFILMMLIIYIVATILSNRHYKRWPFYRSVFWVLGLICVAIAVVGPLAHRAHNDFTVHMLVHLLLGMLAPIFIALAAPMTLFLRTLNVKAARSLSRILKSRPLQILTHPIIATLLNLGGLWILYTTSLYSMMHESILLHLFIHFHVFIAGYLFTTSMIYVDLISHRYSYMYRSIILIIASAGHGILSKYIYAHPPAGVVTEQAEMGGVLMYYGGDFIDIVLIFILCLQWSRGSRQRTKVNNVVRSWDVPDFLKLKTLK, encoded by the coding sequence ATGAACAATAACCATCTTCATCATGAAATATGGAATGCACTGGATATTTTACTATTCGTATTCATTTTAATGATGCTAATCATTTATATAGTAGCCACGATTTTATCAAATCGCCATTACAAACGATGGCCGTTCTATCGAAGTGTCTTCTGGGTTTTAGGACTTATTTGTGTGGCAATAGCAGTTGTTGGGCCCTTAGCTCATCGTGCTCATAATGACTTCACAGTACATATGCTTGTGCATTTACTCCTTGGGATGCTTGCTCCAATTTTTATAGCATTAGCCGCTCCAATGACTCTTTTTTTACGAACGCTCAATGTGAAAGCAGCACGAAGTCTTTCAAGGATACTAAAGAGTAGGCCTCTACAAATTCTTACTCATCCAATTATCGCAACCTTGCTTAATTTAGGGGGACTATGGATTCTCTATACGACTAGCTTATACTCGATGATGCACGAAAGTATACTTCTTCATTTGTTCATACATTTCCACGTTTTTATTGCAGGATATCTGTTTACCACTTCAATGATTTATGTGGATTTAATATCCCATAGGTATAGCTATATGTACCGATCAATTATTTTAATAATTGCATCAGCTGGTCATGGAATATTATCAAAATACATATATGCTCATCCGCCTGCTGGTGTAGTTACTGAACAAGCTGAAATGGGAGGCGTGCTGATGTATTATGGTGGGGATTTCATTGATATTGTTCTAATTTTTATACTTTGTTTGCAATGGTCTAGGGGTAGCAGACAGAGAACAAAAGTTAATAATGTAGTAAGGTCATGGGATGTACCGGATTTTTTGAAACTAAAAACTTTGAAATAA
- a CDS encoding DUF2243 domain-containing protein, with the protein MVTKTDNTSYLTSSVYLTRNLWSGILFGLGLVAFIDETIFHQLLHWHHFYDKSTTNIGLISDGLFHAFSWFATIDSLFMVADLRRRNAFWLKRWWSGLMVGSGGFQLYDGIIQHKLMKIHQIRYVDNVLIYDVIWNIIATVMLLIGILLVFQTRTDERLLRGKSLNEQ; encoded by the coding sequence ATGGTTACCAAAACCGATAATACAAGCTATTTAACCTCTTCTGTTTATTTGACCCGTAATCTATGGTCGGGTATCTTGTTTGGGTTAGGATTAGTAGCTTTTATAGATGAAACTATTTTTCATCAACTGCTGCATTGGCACCATTTCTATGATAAATCTACAACAAATATTGGACTCATTTCAGATGGTCTTTTTCATGCTTTTAGTTGGTTTGCAACGATTGATTCCTTGTTTATGGTTGCTGATCTTCGTCGTAGAAATGCATTTTGGTTGAAAAGATGGTGGAGCGGATTAATGGTTGGTAGTGGTGGATTTCAATTATATGACGGTATAATTCAACACAAACTAATGAAAATACATCAGATTCGATACGTAGATAATGTTCTTATCTACGACGTAATATGGAATATAATTGCGACTGTAATGCTCTTAATTGGCATTCTGCTAGTTTTTCAGACAAGAACTGATGAAAGATTATTGAGAGGTAAAAGTTTAAATGAACAATAA
- the cotF gene encoding spore coat protein CotF, with the protein MSYPNQLAWHETLELHELVAFQANGLIKLKKSVRNVPDQALQSLYIKAINAIQNNLQELVQFYPYAPGFQAQHRDDTGFYAGDLLGLAKTSVRNYAIAITETATPRLREVLTRQINGAIQLHAQVFNFMYERGYYPAYDLKELLKNDVQNVQKAIQMQY; encoded by the coding sequence ATGTCTTATCCTAATCAGCTAGCTTGGCATGAAACATTGGAGTTACATGAATTAGTAGCATTTCAAGCAAACGGTTTAATCAAATTAAAAAAATCAGTTAGGAATGTACCTGATCAAGCACTTCAATCGTTATATATTAAAGCTATAAATGCCATCCAAAACAATCTACAAGAGTTAGTACAATTTTATCCTTATGCTCCTGGATTTCAAGCGCAGCATCGTGATGACACTGGATTTTACGCTGGAGATTTACTTGGATTAGCAAAGACATCTGTTCGAAACTATGCAATAGCGATTACCGAAACTGCAACGCCGCGACTTAGAGAAGTTTTAACCCGTCAAATAAATGGAGCTATACAATTACATGCACAGGTTTTTAACTTTATGTATGAACGTGGTTACTATCCAGCTTATGATTTAAAGGAACTATTAAAAAATGATGTTCAAAATGTGCAAAAGGCAATACAAATGCAATATTAA
- a CDS encoding YqcI/YcgG family protein, protein MTILYDKDSLQKNIITLPHWQQEAFGSFQLKMTDKNKPFPCIPAQHGFTANHLRYGFIDDPRDTNTSEDFAALLKEYTECSRDTGQYASLIVFIHTPIDLLRETTVEDFEHMYWSLLNTTSRLDEMEWPTHIPNDPMENTWEFCFHNESYFVYCATPAHVNRQSRHFSCMMLALTPRWVLQEIMNSEKRSRKLKDLIRQRLAAYDKAPIHPSLKDYGEKDNYEWQQYFLRDDETIPSKCPFSRIIKYFHKNK, encoded by the coding sequence ATGACTATACTTTATGATAAAGACTCTTTACAAAAAAATATTATTACCCTTCCACATTGGCAACAAGAAGCTTTCGGTTCTTTCCAATTAAAAATGACAGATAAAAATAAACCTTTCCCTTGTATCCCAGCCCAACACGGCTTTACAGCAAATCACCTCAGGTACGGGTTCATTGATGACCCTAGAGATACGAATACTAGCGAGGATTTTGCTGCATTACTTAAAGAATATACTGAATGTTCTAGAGACACAGGTCAATACGCCTCACTTATTGTTTTTATTCATACACCAATAGATTTACTGCGAGAAACTACAGTTGAAGATTTTGAACATATGTATTGGTCTCTACTTAATACAACTAGTCGTTTGGACGAGATGGAATGGCCTACACACATTCCAAATGACCCTATGGAGAATACTTGGGAATTTTGCTTTCATAATGAATCATATTTCGTTTACTGCGCTACACCTGCCCATGTCAATAGACAAAGTAGACATTTTTCATGTATGATGCTTGCTTTAACCCCTAGATGGGTTTTACAAGAAATTATGAATTCTGAGAAACGCAGTAGAAAACTAAAAGACTTAATACGCCAACGTCTAGCCGCTTATGACAAAGCTCCTATTCACCCCTCCCTCAAAGATTATGGTGAAAAAGATAATTATGAATGGCAGCAATATTTTTTACGTGACGATGAAACCATCCCATCCAAGTGTCCATTTTCTCGAATTATAAAATACTTTCATAAAAATAAGTAA
- a CDS encoding LysE family transporter: MGIFLSYVFLGLSLSAPMGPINAAQLEKGIRSGVFHAWILGIGALLADVIYMALIYLGVIHFLEKDIIKLFLWSFGAFVLIYTGIESLKNANQISISNTRNDDSIIKSFFSGFFMSLSNPLTILFWLGIFGSILAKAASSYSKEQLLLYSFGTILGIFIWDIMMASTSSIFRKILNTRILSLITVISGISLIIYGLYFGFQTYQIIFQ; this comes from the coding sequence GTGGGCATATTTTTAAGCTATGTTTTCTTAGGTTTATCATTATCTGCTCCAATGGGACCTATAAATGCTGCGCAGCTAGAAAAAGGTATTAGGAGTGGGGTTTTTCACGCTTGGATTCTTGGCATAGGAGCCTTACTTGCAGATGTTATCTACATGGCACTTATTTATTTAGGTGTAATTCATTTCCTCGAAAAAGATATTATAAAACTTTTCTTATGGTCTTTCGGCGCTTTTGTTTTAATCTATACAGGCATCGAAAGTTTAAAAAATGCGAATCAAATTAGCATTAGTAATACTAGAAATGATGATTCAATTATTAAAAGCTTTTTTTCTGGTTTTTTTATGTCTTTATCGAATCCATTAACAATTCTATTTTGGCTTGGAATTTTCGGATCTATATTAGCAAAAGCCGCTTCTTCCTATAGTAAAGAGCAGCTTTTGTTATATAGCTTTGGTACTATTTTAGGGATTTTCATTTGGGATATTATGATGGCAAGTACTTCTAGTATATTTCGTAAAATTTTAAATACGCGTATATTGTCTCTTATAACAGTAATATCTGGAATATCACTTATTATTTATGGATTATATTTTGGTTTTCAAACTTACCAAATCATTTTTCAATAG
- a CDS encoding alpha/beta-type small acid-soluble spore protein has translation MSNNNSGSSNQLLVRGAEQALDQMKYEIAQEFGVQLGADATARANGSVGGEITKRLVSLAEQQLGGGVTR, from the coding sequence ATGTCAAACAATAACAGTGGAAGCAGCAATCAATTATTAGTACGTGGCGCTGAACAAGCTCTTGATCAAATGAAATATGAAATTGCTCAAGAATTTGGCGTACAACTTGGTGCAGATGCAACAGCTCGTGCAAACGGATCTGTTGGTGGTGAAATTACGAAACGTCTTGTATCATTAGCTGAGCAACAACTTGGCGGTGGCGTTACTCGTTAA